One segment of Candidatus Cloacimonadota bacterium DNA contains the following:
- a CDS encoding acyl carrier protein has translation MEDIKEVILEYVIEEYLEDEDEELTYDTPLISGGIVDSFSMVSLKRFLENKYKISIPDEKASPEAFDTVNKIVELVKEFTG, from the coding sequence ATGGAAGACATTAAAGAAGTAATCTTGGAGTATGTGATCGAGGAATATCTCGAAGATGAGGATGAGGAATTAACTTATGACACCCCGCTTATTTCAGGAGGAATCGTTGATTCGTTCTCGATGGTATCGCTGAAGAGGTTTTTGGAAAACAAGTATAAAATCTCGATCCCGGATGAAAAAGCCTCACCTGAAGCTTTTGATACCGTTAATAAGATCGTAGAATTAGTTAAGGAATTTACAGGTTAG
- a CDS encoding nucleotidyltransferase domain-containing protein, protein MDQRKVIKIVQQFSELVKQNYPVKQIYLFGSYAKGTAKEESDIDVAVVVKKIGEDYLEQTTKLFQLRRKIDLRIEPVLFEKDNDISGFLEEIQSNGVLVYNTL, encoded by the coding sequence ATGGATCAAAGAAAAGTTATAAAAATTGTACAGCAATTCAGTGAATTGGTAAAGCAAAATTATCCAGTGAAGCAGATTTACCTTTTTGGATCGTATGCCAAAGGTACTGCCAAAGAAGAAAGTGATATAGATGTTGCTGTGGTTGTGAAAAAAATTGGAGAAGACTATTTGGAACAAACAACGAAACTTTTTCAATTGAGAAGAAAAATCGATTTGAGAATAGAACCGGTTCTTTTTGAAAAGGATAATGATATTTCCGGTTTTCTGGAGGAGATTCAGTCGAATGGAGTTCTTGTTTATAATACATTATAA
- the kbl gene encoding glycine C-acetyltransferase codes for MSFNNKIREMYQEQLKGIHDAGIFKQERFIHSAQAADIEVEFPTGSSLKKVINMCANNYLGLSSHPDVVKAAHEGLDTRGYGMSSVRFICGTQDIHNELEKKVTEFLGTEDTILFPSCMDANAGVFEAILTDEDVMISDRLVHASIIDGIRLCSAMHDTFKHSNMKHLEKKLQLHADKRLKVVITDGVFSMDGDTAKLDEMVDLCEKYDAMLFVDDSHSTGFIGKTGRGTHEHCGVFGKIDIITTTFGKALGGASGGCVSGRKELVEMCRQKARPYLFSNTMAPVIVAGVLKVLDILSKSTERRDKLESNTEYWRKGLTEAGFVLQPGDTPIVPVMLFNAKLSQDFSKDLYEEGIYAIGFFFPVVPNGKARIRTQISAGHEIHHLDKALEAFIKVGKKYDILGKSKQEIIEMYGL; via the coding sequence ATGTCATTTAATAACAAAATTAGAGAAATGTATCAGGAGCAATTAAAGGGAATCCACGATGCCGGGATTTTCAAGCAGGAAAGATTCATTCATTCTGCGCAAGCTGCTGATATCGAAGTGGAATTTCCAACCGGTTCATCTTTGAAAAAAGTGATCAATATGTGTGCGAACAACTATCTCGGACTTTCCAGTCATCCGGATGTTGTGAAAGCTGCACACGAAGGTCTGGATACTCGCGGTTACGGAATGTCGTCCGTGCGTTTTATTTGCGGAACTCAAGATATTCACAACGAACTGGAGAAAAAAGTTACTGAATTTCTGGGAACGGAAGACACGATCCTTTTCCCGAGTTGTATGGATGCAAATGCCGGAGTTTTTGAAGCAATTCTGACAGATGAAGATGTGATGATTTCCGATCGTCTCGTTCATGCTTCGATCATCGATGGGATCCGTCTTTGCAGTGCGATGCACGATACTTTCAAACATTCCAATATGAAACACCTCGAAAAGAAACTGCAGCTTCATGCTGATAAAAGATTGAAAGTCGTGATCACAGACGGAGTTTTCAGTATGGATGGAGATACGGCAAAACTTGATGAAATGGTAGATCTCTGTGAAAAATATGATGCCATGCTTTTTGTCGATGATTCACATTCAACAGGTTTTATCGGTAAAACAGGTCGCGGAACTCACGAGCATTGCGGAGTTTTCGGCAAGATAGATATTATCACAACAACATTTGGAAAAGCTCTCGGCGGTGCATCCGGAGGTTGTGTTTCCGGCAGAAAAGAACTGGTGGAAATGTGCCGTCAGAAAGCCCGTCCATATCTTTTCTCAAATACAATGGCGCCGGTTATTGTTGCGGGAGTTTTAAAAGTATTAGATATTCTTTCGAAAAGCACTGAACGCAGAGATAAATTGGAATCCAACACGGAATATTGGCGGAAAGGTCTGACCGAAGCAGGTTTCGTCTTGCAACCCGGAGATACACCAATTGTTCCGGTAATGCTTTTCAATGCGAAACTTTCACAGGATTTTTCCAAAGATCTTTATGAAGAAGGCATTTATGCGATCGGTTTCTTCTTCCCGGTTGTTCCGAATGGAAAAGCAAGAATTAGAACCCAAATTTCTGCAGGTCATGAAATCCATCATCTGGATAAAGCACTCGAAGCCTTCATCAAAGTTGGGAAAAAATATGATATTCTCGGAAAATCTAAACAAGAAATTATCGAGATGTATGGATTGTAG